Within the Clostridium scatologenes genome, the region ATAAAGGCAATAGGAGATGCAGGACTTAGAGAAAGTACAAAAGTTTTAGTAGGAGGAGGACCTGTCGACGATGCTGCAGGTGAATATATGGGATCAGACATAGTATGTAAAAATGCTCAGCAAACTGTAGATTATTGTAAGAAATTTGTGGAGGTGAAATAAGTTGAAAACAACACAAGAATTATATAAAGAACGTTTGGATAGATTTAGAAAAACATTAGCATTGGAAAAAACTGATAGAACACCTGTTATCCTTATGAATGACGCATTTGCTGCTAAACATATGGGACTAAAATTAGCAGATCTTTGTGGAAAAGACAGTGTTAAAAAATCAAATGAAGTTATAATAAACTCTATGAAAGATTTAGGAGATGTAGATGGAGTTAATTCAGCTTATTGTGTAGGACCTATATTTCCATTAATATTTATGGCAAAAGTTAAGCTTCCAGGACGTGAACTTTCAGATGATATGCTTTGGCAGATTGATGAAGCAGAAATGATGAAGCCAGAAGATTATGACATAATCATAAATAAAGGCTGGAGTAACTTTATGCCTGTTTATTTAAAAGATAGATTAGGAGTTAATATTGATGAAATTGGGGCAGATTTAGCTTATTCTCCACAAGCACAGCAAAATGTTAGAGATGCTGGATTTGTGTTATATAGTCCTGCTGTAGCTATAACTGTAAATGAGTATTTAAGTGGTGGACGTTCTATGTCAAAATTCATGAGAGATTTATTTAGAATGCCAGATAAGGTTGAAGCAGTTTTAGATGTTATTCAAGAAGAGATGATTCAAGGTATAAAAAAGCAAATAAAAGAATCTAAACCAGATGTTTTCTTCCTTTCTCCAGCACGTGGAGCTAGTGAATTCTATTCTCCTAAATTATGGGAGCGTTTTGTATGGAAATATATTAAAGGAGCAGCAGATGCTATTATAGAAGAGGGTGTAGTATGTGACATCCATATTGATGGAAATTGGGAACGTGATTTGCATTATTTTAAAGATTTTCCAAAGGGCAGAATTGTATTTGAAACAGATGGTATGACAGACATTTATAAGATAAAAGAAGAGCTTGGAGGTCATGCATGTATCAAAGGAGATGTACCGGCTGCAAAGCTTGTTCTTAGTAGTCCAGATGAAATATATGATTATTCTACAAAACTTATTAAGGATATGGGACAAGGATTTATTTTATCTAGTGGATGTTCAATACCTCCAAATGCAAAGGTTGAAAATGTAAAAGCTATGATTTCAGCAGCTACAGGAAGATAAAAAAATATATTACTTCTATATTAGGGCTTGTTATATTAATGATTTTATATCATTATAGCCAGCCCTTTTTAATTGTTATGATATAACTTTATAAAATTAACTAAATATTTAATAGGGGGGAAATGTTATGGAACAAAAATTAAAAAAGTCTATTATCAATTTTTATGGAGTACCATCCTTTGGATTTCAGCTGCTTGTAAATGTAGAAGTATATTATTTTGCTGCATTCTTAACTGATTATGCAAAAATATCCGCAGCTTTAGCAGGTACTGTACTTATGATTACAAGTATATTTGACCTTGTATGGGTTCCTACTGCAGGAGTTATATTAGAAAAATGCAATATGAAATGGGGTAAATATCGTTCATGGTTATTGATAGGACCTCCTTTTGCAGTACTATTTTATATTTTAGAATTTTCCAAGATAGGTTCTTCAACAATGAACGCAATTATAATTTCAATAGGATTTATAGTGAGCCATTTAATTTGGAATATTTTTTATGCAGCACATGTAGCAATGAACTCTTCTATGACAGAGGTAAGGGAAGAAAGAATTGCTATGGCATCAAACAGAGGTATGTTTAATTCATTAGGTACTATTTGTTTTTCTTTAGTAAGTATGCCTTTAATATTAATGATAGGTAAAGCTATTGGTAATCCTGCAGGTGGATATACTTTTACTGTTATACTTGGAGGCATTATTATGATTGCTTGCTACTATGTATTGTTTTTTATGACTAAAGACTATGCAAATGCAGGAGAGTCTACTCAAACAGGTAAAGTAGAAGAAAAAATGTCTGTAGGTGAGATGTTAAAACAAATAGTAGTAAATCCACCTCTTATAGGATTGTTATTAGGTGAACTTGGAAGATATTTAGGAAGGTTTGTTATTTTTGGAATGGCATTTTATTATTTTAAATATGTTGTAAATAATTTGGCAGTAGTTACTATATTTTTTACAGGGCTAAGTATAGTATGTCTTTTTGGTGCTGTTATTACAAATCCGCTAGCTAAAAAAATTGGAGAAAGAAATACTTATATTTTGTCTCTTGCAATATTTATAGTTGGATTGCTCATTGTATGGGCTTTGCCAATGAATTATATGTCATTTATAGTATTGATGTTTGTAGCATATCTAGGATATGGGATTCCTGATGCATTAGGTGTTGCTATGTATTCATCTACGGTTGAATATGGAGAATGGAAAACTGGAAAGAATGCAAGAGGGTTTATTATGTCATTAATAAGTTTTCCAATTAAAATTGCAATATTTTTAAGAAGTATTATTATAACTTCTGTCCTTGTAGGTGCAGGATATGTTGCAAATATGAAGCCTACAGAACAGTTAATAAGTGGTATAAAAAACGGAATGGCATTAATTCCGGCAATTATAATGATAGTAGGATTGATTTTTATTGTATTACTTTACAAAATTACACCTAGTAATCTTGAAAAGATGCAAAAAGAAATTGCAGTAAGGAAATCACAAGATGTAAATATTTAAATGTATTGTTATGTATTATGAAATTTGTGTATATGTTAAAAGGGATGTTTACAGCATATTTTGTTGCAAACATCCCTTTTGTATTAATTCATTTATGAATTTTTTTATGGTAAATTTTTTTGTAGGTTATTGATGCTGTGCTTAAAATTGCATCCCTTTAGCAAATGCTCTATTAAAGTTCTTTTGAGCACCTAATTCAATATATTTTACTGTAGATGCAATATTATTAGAGCGCTCATATTCTGTTTTTGATAGCAAAGCTAGCTTTGAACCGGTACCAGCAGCGTTTCCTACCATTTTAACTTTATTTTCAAGATCTTCAGGAATTAAACCTATAGCACAAGCACTATGAGGATTCATATAGTTTCCAAAAGCACCTGCTAAAAGTACCTCTTTTATATCACAGGTTGTTATACCTAGTTTATCAATGAGTATGTTAATACCAGCTGAAATAGCTCCTTTTGCCAATTGAAGTGCTGTTATATCATTTTGTGTGATTATAATAGGACGTCCATGTGATGTTTCATTCTCAGGTACAACTAGAAAGGCATTTGCATCGTCATAAGTAATAATATATTTTTCAAATGCTTTTGCATAAGGATTCGTAAATTCACTTGGAGATAAAATTTTTCCTCTTTTATTAATGATACCAAATTCTACGAGACCTGCAATTATATCTAAAAGCCCAGAACCACAAATACCTTCAGGTTTATCATCTCCAATAACTGTGTAAGTCATTGATTTTTCAAAATTAACATGATCTATAGCACCTTTAGCGCCTCTCATTCCACTGCTAATTTGAGCTCCTTCAAAAGCAGGACCTGCGGCAGCAGAACAAGATACAAGTTTTTTTGAATTTCCTAATACAATTTCTCCATTAGTACCAATGTCAATAGCCAATTTTATATCCTTGTTTTTATCCATTTCTGTGGCAAGAATTACAGCTACTGTATCTGCACCTACAAAGCCTGCAATAGTAGGAAGTACAAATATTTTACCACAAGGGTTAATATGGAGATTAAGATCTGATGCATTTACATTTATCGGTTCATTTATTACAGGAACATAAGGTATAGCTGCAATATATCTAGGTGTTAAACCTAAAAATATATGGTGCATACAAGTATTTCCTACTATGGTGATGCTGTACACATCTTCTCTTTTCATAGATGCTTTATTTAAAGTATCTCCAATTAATTTATCAATTGCCTTTAAAAGGGTAGATTGCATCATTTTTATACCATCTGCATTTTGATTAGCATAGGTTGTACGAGAAATTACATCTGCACCAAATTTAACTTGTGGATTTAGAGCAGAAGAAATGGATAACTGTTTTCCAGTATTTAAATCCATTAAATATCCTACAATGGTGGTAGTTCCAATATCAAAAGCCATACCTAAAATTTTTGAAGAGGTATTTCCTTTTTCTATTCCAAGTATTTCACTATCATCATTAATTATAGTGATTTTGTGCTGAGCTTCACGAATTATATCTGGTAAATCTTTCAAAGCGGAAAGTTTAATTTTTATATCTTGATAGTTGGCATTTTTCTGTGCCAATTTTTCTTTTAAGCGCTTTAGATCAGATTTTTGCTCTTCAAGAGAAGGCAAGTCCACTTCTATATAAATCTTGTTAATGAGTGGATTAATATTAGAAGTTCTTTCAACAGACCATTGTAATATGTTATGTATATTTTCAGCATTTTTATGCAATTCTACAGTCAAATTATCATGAATTTTTGTTTCGCAAGCAAGGTGTATACCTTGTGAAAATTCTTTTTCAGTTAAGTAGTTTTGCTCCTTAAGAGTAAGTGGCAAAGATTTTTCTAGAAGTTTAATACGACATTTGCCACAATTCCCAATACCACCACAAGGAAAATCAAAATCAACGCCAGATTTAATAATAGCTTCTTTGATCGTAGAACCTTCAGGCATAATAATTTCATTATCAAAAGGTTTAAAGACAACCTTATAAGTGTTCATTATATTACCTCCAAAGTATGTATTTTATAATATGCAGTTGTTTTGAGAGGATTTATCATCAATACTTAATTCATTATATGATTTAGTTTTATCAATATAGTCTAGTATAGTAAAGGTTAAAATAAGTTTAAAACTTGTAATAGAATCATTTAAATTGATATCCATAATTTGTTGGATTTTTTCAATACGATGAGCTAAAGTGCTTCGACAAACCTTTAGAATATTAGCTGTTTCTAATTGGTTTTTTCCATTTATTAAATAAGTATAAAGGCTTTTCATGTAATCTGTGTTGTTTGTATTGTCATATTTTATTAAAGAAAATATTGAACTCAAACAAAAATTTTTTAAATTACTTTGTGATGAACACAGCTGCAAAAGATGATATATTGTAAAGTCCTCATATGAAAAAAAGAAATCATTTGCCTTTAAACTTATGCCAAGTTCAATAGATTTTAAGGCTTGTTCATAATGACTTTTCACATCAGTTAAATTATGAAAGCACCTACTTAAACCAACAAAAATTTTATTTTTCTGTACAAATTCAAGTAATTTTGAAAAGGTTTTATTTGTAGTGGATATTTTATTAGCACAGTTTATGATTACAACGATTGCATCCTTATATATAATAGATTTACTGTCCACAAGTATATAATCAATTCGATTTCGTATTTGATTTAATGGGATATTCACAAAATTATTTTGAGGGACTAGTACCATCACATAAAGATTATGTTTAAAATGTAAGTCTAAAAATTTTAATCTTTCATCAATGGTTATTTTGTCAATTTTTTCACCACTGAGTAAATGTATAATAAAATGTTCGTATCTTGATCCTCTGGTATTTTCAATAAAACTACTTTTTTGCATTTCAGAGGCAATTACTTTACATAGGGTGAAAACTAATTCCATATCATTTTCACTGAAAGGTTTGTTACATTCTAATGCAGCTAGATATCCTACAACTTTATTATCAATTTTAATATTTGATACTATTCTAGGAATTCTAAGTTTATCTTCACTCATGAAAACAGGAGAAGTACTTTTATGAACCACTTCGATGAATTTTTTCACATTTGACATAGACACAAAATTATAGGAACAGTATCCCTTAGTAAATAGTTCAACCCATATAGGATCACTTGGATTGATGTCTTTAGAATGAGTAATAATTTTAAAGCTTAAATCTATAACACATATTGGGTTTCCTAGAAGTTCAGAAGCAACGTTTACTATATGTTTGATGCCTTTTTCGCTGGTTAGAGAATCCAGTAATGTTGCTGAATTTAAAGCAAGAGTTTGTTCAGCCTCTACAACTGCTTGAAGATCATTAAAAACGGTAGCTAAGTCTATATCATTATTTAATAATATTAAGTTTAACATAGAGTTTTTTTTGTGTTTGTTAGGTAAAGTTTTATTTAAAATACAAACTAAATTAATAACAGAATTTTGAGGAAATACTTTTGGTAAATTTGATACTGTACCAACATATAAACAATTATCATTGAATGAGCATTGATTTTTTTGCAGCAATTTAATTGATTTAATTGATGTATTACAGTTTGGGGAAATGTGTAATTCAGGATTGTAGTTTCTTAGCTTACTTAAAAAAGTACTTAAATTTATTTCCATAAAAAACACCTCTTATAAAAATAATAATCCATTATGAGTAAAATTTAAATAG harbors:
- a CDS encoding uroporphyrinogen decarboxylase family protein, which produces MKTTQELYKERLDRFRKTLALEKTDRTPVILMNDAFAAKHMGLKLADLCGKDSVKKSNEVIINSMKDLGDVDGVNSAYCVGPIFPLIFMAKVKLPGRELSDDMLWQIDEAEMMKPEDYDIIINKGWSNFMPVYLKDRLGVNIDEIGADLAYSPQAQQNVRDAGFVLYSPAVAITVNEYLSGGRSMSKFMRDLFRMPDKVEAVLDVIQEEMIQGIKKQIKESKPDVFFLSPARGASEFYSPKLWERFVWKYIKGAADAIIEEGVVCDIHIDGNWERDLHYFKDFPKGRIVFETDGMTDIYKIKEELGGHACIKGDVPAAKLVLSSPDEIYDYSTKLIKDMGQGFILSSGCSIPPNAKVENVKAMISAATGR
- a CDS encoding MFS transporter is translated as MEQKLKKSIINFYGVPSFGFQLLVNVEVYYFAAFLTDYAKISAALAGTVLMITSIFDLVWVPTAGVILEKCNMKWGKYRSWLLIGPPFAVLFYILEFSKIGSSTMNAIIISIGFIVSHLIWNIFYAAHVAMNSSMTEVREERIAMASNRGMFNSLGTICFSLVSMPLILMIGKAIGNPAGGYTFTVILGGIIMIACYYVLFFMTKDYANAGESTQTGKVEEKMSVGEMLKQIVVNPPLIGLLLGELGRYLGRFVIFGMAFYYFKYVVNNLAVVTIFFTGLSIVCLFGAVITNPLAKKIGERNTYILSLAIFIVGLLIVWALPMNYMSFIVLMFVAYLGYGIPDALGVAMYSSTVEYGEWKTGKNARGFIMSLISFPIKIAIFLRSIIITSVLVGAGYVANMKPTEQLISGIKNGMALIPAIIMIVGLIFIVLLYKITPSNLEKMQKEIAVRKSQDVNI
- a CDS encoding ASKHA domain-containing protein; the encoded protein is MNTYKVVFKPFDNEIIMPEGSTIKEAIIKSGVDFDFPCGGIGNCGKCRIKLLEKSLPLTLKEQNYLTEKEFSQGIHLACETKIHDNLTVELHKNAENIHNILQWSVERTSNINPLINKIYIEVDLPSLEEQKSDLKRLKEKLAQKNANYQDIKIKLSALKDLPDIIREAQHKITIINDDSEILGIEKGNTSSKILGMAFDIGTTTIVGYLMDLNTGKQLSISSALNPQVKFGADVISRTTYANQNADGIKMMQSTLLKAIDKLIGDTLNKASMKREDVYSITIVGNTCMHHIFLGLTPRYIAAIPYVPVINEPINVNASDLNLHINPCGKIFVLPTIAGFVGADTVAVILATEMDKNKDIKLAIDIGTNGEIVLGNSKKLVSCSAAAGPAFEGAQISSGMRGAKGAIDHVNFEKSMTYTVIGDDKPEGICGSGLLDIIAGLVEFGIINKRGKILSPSEFTNPYAKAFEKYIITYDDANAFLVVPENETSHGRPIIITQNDITALQLAKGAISAGINILIDKLGITTCDIKEVLLAGAFGNYMNPHSACAIGLIPEDLENKVKMVGNAAGTGSKLALLSKTEYERSNNIASTVKYIELGAQKNFNRAFAKGMQF
- a CDS encoding PucR family transcriptional regulator, which gives rise to MEINLSTFLSKLRNYNPELHISPNCNTSIKSIKLLQKNQCSFNDNCLYVGTVSNLPKVFPQNSVINLVCILNKTLPNKHKKNSMLNLILLNNDIDLATVFNDLQAVVEAEQTLALNSATLLDSLTSEKGIKHIVNVASELLGNPICVIDLSFKIITHSKDINPSDPIWVELFTKGYCSYNFVSMSNVKKFIEVVHKSTSPVFMSEDKLRIPRIVSNIKIDNKVVGYLAALECNKPFSENDMELVFTLCKVIASEMQKSSFIENTRGSRYEHFIIHLLSGEKIDKITIDERLKFLDLHFKHNLYVMVLVPQNNFVNIPLNQIRNRIDYILVDSKSIIYKDAIVVIINCANKISTTNKTFSKLLEFVQKNKIFVGLSRCFHNLTDVKSHYEQALKSIELGISLKANDFFFSYEDFTIYHLLQLCSSQSNLKNFCLSSIFSLIKYDNTNNTDYMKSLYTYLINGKNQLETANILKVCRSTLAHRIEKIQQIMDINLNDSITSFKLILTFTILDYIDKTKSYNELSIDDKSSQNNCIL